From the genome of Gracilinanus agilis isolate LMUSP501 unplaced genomic scaffold, AgileGrace unplaced_scaffold57098, whole genome shotgun sequence:
AAGTCACCTACCCACTAAGGTAGAAGGCAAAGACAGGGGCATTGAGCAGGTTCTCTTGCAGAAAGCCCTGCATGACAGTGGTGGCCCCACCAGAGCTGATGGCAGGATAGGCCAGACCCAGGATCCCATCAAACTGGGCATACACAAAATTGGTGCCAGGTTCAGTCTCACTCAGGCCAAATTCCTGGTTGGTGATGGAGATGCCTTGGATCTGAGGGGGTCAGAAGAAGTCCATCAGGAAGGACCAACTCAcaagaaagtgatggggaaaaacAATCCTCCCCCAGGTCTACAGATGAGCTCAGACTCTCCACTTCAGTGAGGCAAGTCAGGAGAGGGTCAGGACACTCCCCAACTCCATCCTGATAAAGCTGTGGCGGTGGGAAGGGGTTAGGGAGGGAGGAGAACCTAGAGGGACTTGAGGCCTTCTCTGGAAGAGAGCAGCATGGCTCTGACCACCCTCTTCACATGCCTCATGCTCCCTGAGGCTCCTGAAGGCAGACTAAGCTCATTGCAGAAAGAGGAACAAGCAGGGAGGCAGAGCTTCTCCTCATTCATGGCTGCTCTCTCAGCAAACTAGAAGGGCCCCTTAGCTCTCAGCTTGTGGCTTCTGGCATCTGGACTCCCACCTGTCCCTGCTATCAGGTTTCCAAGCTCCATACCTGGAGCAGCCATAAGGGGGGTCCCCACCACTGGGTGTCCATTCATACACTCCCCTTTATCCCTTCACCCCCACAACCACTCACTGTCACGGTGTCATAGCCAAAGACTCCAGTGAGGCTGCCCGTTCCATACTGCAAGGAGAAGGTCTGTCCATTGCTGGAATAGGTGGAAGACTGGCTGGGGTTGAACTGGGGGTGATTGGCTGCTCAGACAAAAAGAGGGTATCAGTAGAGGCCAATgaatcctttttccattttcccactccTTTGCATTGTAGTGCAATGGAAAGAGTGTTCTTGGTATGcaaagatgtgggttcaagtctcatctctgctTTTCATTAGCCACATGACTGTAGGAAAgttcctaagcctcagtttcctcatctgtaaaatgaggatcataatccCTGTACTCCCTTTCTTGAGTAGTGGCTAAAAGAGAAACCTGTTAGCAGTTAAAACATGAAATAATGAGACTTACTGTTATTATTACTGATGATGTCCCTGATGGTCTTTATCTGTTTGGTTAATGGAATCACCTATTCCCACACCCAGCCCTTAGACTGGGTCAGTGAAGAGCTGACCTCCTGGGAAAGGGACAGGCATATCCCTTCAGTTTTGGGGTTTAAAGAAGACTGCTGCGAACATTGCCCTTTCCTGTCTGTTACTCCCTAAGTGAGATCATGCTTTAGCCTAGAAGaatgtcctttcttctcttcaaCATTTAATCTCTAAAGTCTCCGCTAGTTTAAACTCCCATTACCCAAATACTGGCCATCCTTCAACACTGAGTTCAAGGGTAGATTCCCACAGAaatcttccctctccactcctctcCATTCTCTGAAGTCCTCTGACATTTATTGTTGGAATCCACCCCACACAATGTTATTAGTTGGGCCAACTAATAACATTGTGGGGAGTAGGGGTGTGGGGGGGAATGTACCTGTGATTTCAAGGATATGTCACCCTTATACTGTGGAAATTCcctgaaatttatagtcttagaaatgCAACACTTAGCATGGGGCctatcacatagtaggcacttaataaatcctagtCGACCTACTGACTGAGAATCTTAAAAGGCTTTTTTAAGGCATTGAGATGACTTGCTGGgggttagctaggtggctcagtagaaaatcctaggttcaaatctgccttcagacacttctacctatatatgaccctggacaagtcacttaactcccattggctagccctcaccactcttctgccttggagtcaagataTAGTATTGATTATGAGTCacaagggagagattaaaaaaataagagtgacCTGCTGGTGGTTTCACAATCTGAATGAACCAGAAGCATGAATTCTAACCCCAGTTTTCCAAGATCTACCCAGAAGCATGAATTCTAACCCCAGTTTTCCAAGATCTACCCAGAAGCCTTGGGAACTGGGGTGATCTAAGGCCTGAGCCAGATTCACCTCTCCTTGTGGGGATGGGCATCAGCTTCCTCCTATTTGTCCCCTCTGTCCATTCTCAGCCACCATTATGCCtgaccacactttttttttaaacccttaaattctgtgtattgacttataggtggaagagtggtaagagtaggcaatgggggtcaactgacttgcccagggtcacacagcttgaccACACTTTTTATTCCCGCTGAACTGGCTTTTCTCCAGCTTCCAGCTTCTCCCAAGCAATCAGACCTGCAGTCACCCAAGTCCATGGTCACTGACGAGAGCCAGAGAGGTCTCTGCCTCTTCTGTCTACCTGACAAATAGGAATTCATATAGTGTCTAGCTGTCCTTGGGAGCACCAAGAGAAGCATTTAGCCAATTCAGCCTTTCTTGTCCACAGATGGAGAATGAAGAGGCAGGACCAGGTCTTAGCCTTCTCTTGCATCCTGCTCTGCCCCCAACAAGGTACACAGTAGGGACACCCTAAAAATATGTAGGTCAGAGTGCAATAGAATGAGATCAAATTGATCCTCAGCTCTGCTTTGgctaggctgtgtgaccctgaggaagctGCTAGTCCATTCTGACTCTCCTGTTGAACCTGCAGTGCCTCCTTGTCTCCCTTGAAATAGGGGGCATATCTCCTGCAGTTGGatgtttttcccctcccttccccctctcccaccACCTGGGGTACTCACTGCAGGCCTGGCTCTGGCAGTAGATGGAGGGCACCCACAGGTTGGAGGAGCCAGTGTCAAAGAGGACCAGGAAGTTCTGGGGTGGAGTCCCGATGCTGATCTCCCCATAGTAGGACATCTAGGGAGGAAGGTTGAGTCAACACCCTGCAGAGACCCTCCTTGTGCCTGCCATATCCTAATTGCTCAATGAGTGCTAGTGAGCCTGAGCACTCAAACCATCCCCTCCACACCTCAGGGCTGGCAGCCTCTGTTGAGGCTGGCTGTGGGCACCATTGCATTCTCTCCTTTTAATTGCCTTCTTCATTAGCTCCAGCCACAGAGTTACAGACACTCAACCATGGGAGGGTCTTCAGAGACCCATCAAGTCCAAGAAGCATCTGAAAAAAGGCCTTCCAGAAAGTACCTCACCTCTGATCTTTGCTCACAGAAGTCCAATGGGGCTGAAACTGGGTGACTTGGGAGTCCCTTTTAGCTAGCTTTAATAGTAACTTCATTTTTTGGCCTAAGTCAAAAACTTCATGTTTATCACCATTCAGCTTCATCATATTGGATTCAGCCCAGCCCTCTAGCCTGCCAAGACCTTTTGGGCTCCTGATACAGCCATCTGACCTATTTCTTCCTTAGTCCCACCTAGCTTTGAGTCACCTGCTGATGCAGTGACATTGCAGAGCCCATCCTGGTTCTCAGCACAGTCACCCCCATTAAAATGGAAGGTGTCTCCAGGCAAGGACTTTGTCCTTTTCCATCAAACTGAGAGTTTCCTGGGGCTGAACAGCATGTCTCCTTCTTTCTCTAATCCAGGTCCCTGCCCCCAGGAGATGCCCATCAGAGCTGACTATCACACACTGAGCTGTGGATCCCAAGGGCCCAGGAGAGCAGGGGGTCAGCCTGGAGcctaaagggagagagaaggtgcTCACTCACATCCATATAGTTGGCCAGGGGCTCATAGCCAGCAGCAAACTGGTTGAAGTACTTGGTGGCAGGATCCACTTTGTGGttcttcaagaagtctttccaCACACCTTTCTCCTTCATCACCTCTTTCATGGGCTTGAACCTCTTCAGAGGGACCCTGGGAAGGGTAGCAGGAGCTGCTATCAGTGGAATTGTCCCAGAACTCAACTGCTCCCTGACTGGCCCAACCCCACCCACAATCCAGCAGCAAAGCCCCCACCAACCAAAGTGAACCAGAGGCAGAGACTGGGGAGGGATAACTCCCTCCTACTTTTAGTTGTGTCTATGCAACAGGCCTCTTTCAGGCCCAGCTTGTCAGCAGGGAGCTCTTACCCTGCTCAGCTCAGTTTCCACCTTTTTTAGAAGACCTTCCAAGATGGTCTCCAGTTGGCAGTGCGCTCCTTTACTAATTcgaattttctttatatttattttatatattgttcaGTTCTTTTCTTCATGTCTGATTAttcctgatcccatttgaggatttcttggcaaagatactggagtagtttgccatttccttctctagttcattatatagatgaggaaattgaggcaaatagggagaagtgacctgcccaggatcatatagctagtaaatgtctgaagctggatttgaactcagaaagatgagtcttcctaactccaggcctagccctCTATCACCCAACTTCCCCTTACTTCATATACATgttctttttactatttttactttttctgtccATAACTTCTGTTTTCTGACTGCCTCACCTCCATcccctaggcagctaggtggcagtgaAAAGAACTTAGAGCCTTTAGCTGGGAAGACAGGAGTTCTTCTGCCTCAGACAAAAGCTGTTTGACCTTTcgtaaatcatttcacttctctttgcctccatttcctcaattgcaaaatgggaataataatgtaaCCACTGTTCCAAGGAGAGGGTTCTCTTCTTATTCGATTGGCAGGAAGAGTTAGCGAGTCGTGAAAGAGCTCCAGTCTTTATCAGACTTTCTTGGGATTCTCCAAGGAAGGGTCCCTCTTGAGTCATCTTTGGGACTCTTCAGGGCCAGTTCCATTTGGAACATCAGTCTTctttagaactttttaaaaatcaaattgtatTGAGTGCTTCTAGTTTCCAATGTTAAGAGAGGCCAGCCCCTCTTCAAGTAATtaaaggaaaagactctgggaagacatGAGAGAAGCAGGACATCTCCATCATGTCTCTCTTCCTAGCTTAGTACTTGGAGACTTTGGGTGTCTCCTCTCTGACAAGACCGAGGTTCTTGTCTGAGCTGAGCTCTCTCACTCCAAAAGGGAAAAAGCTTCTTCACTCTGTATTATCTGGTTTATATttataccttctctgatttctgttctGCTATGATTTGGATAGCTGAGTTTGCTTTGTGATTGTCTATGAGTGctcattgtggaactggtatttggGGAGAAAGGGGTCAAGCCTTGGATGGTTCCTCTTCTTGAAATAACAAAGTAATCAGAAGTTATCTGGAAAGCAGTTATATCCgcctagactaataatatttaagagagCAGATAAATGTCATTCTAGTCCagtttcccctctttctctgATGAAAGCAGAGAGCAGGCCTCTGGCCCAAACTTCCTGCCTCCAGTATGGGACAAAATGAAAGGTTCCCTTGGAGAACAGTAAGAGGAGAAGAGGTTGGAGGTGCCTATTCTGCCTCCCTTAGACAACACGTCCTCAAAACATATAGGTCCCTCTACACATGGGGCTTACCTCCActcattctctttaaaaaagagaaaagaagaaaagaaaagaaaattctaggTTGGAGGGTGGTAATAGTTGGATGAGCCTAGAGGCACTGAGTAAATCTTTTACCTTTGGCATTTTCcctatacaatttctttttttcttgttttaacccttaccttccttcttagaatcaatactgcatattagttccaaggcagaagagcagtaagaactaggcaatgggatttaaatgacttgcttagggtcacacagctgggaagtgtctgaggccagatttgaactcccgtctctaggcctgcctctcaatccactgagtcacctagctgccccagcccAATTTCTTTGGATAGAGATCTAGGGCTAGAGTCGGAAGGTCCTGGGTACATATCTAGCTTCAGAAATTTCccaactttgtgatcctgggcaaatcatttaaaaccatttgcccagctcttgcccttctattttagagttgttactaggacaggaAAAAAGACTATAGGAACAAAgatctaaaactggaagggactgcAGAAGCCCctttaactccttcattttgcacaTCAGGAGACTAAAAGCCAGAGAGCTTAAGAAACTTTCCCAGAATCAACTAAGTAAGAAGTGACAGATCCAGGATATGAATCCCTGCATTCTGACTGCAAAGTTAAGGCATTTTCTTTTACCAAAATTGTTCTTGAGTCTCATTTAATGAATTTTATAGCTAATCAAATAGGTAGATGATTCAGACGACTGAAgagaacttgaagtcaggaagacctgaattcagatcctacctctgtcacttatttcctttgtgaccctaggtaagtcatttaactcctttgagtctcagttttcctgtgctataaaatagggataataatacttcccAGGTTTGTAAGAATCAAACGAATTAGCATATATAAACGGGAAGGGGTAAAGGAATAGGAATAggcatttatacagtgcctacTATTTACCAGccattgtgctaaatactttttgttgttctttgtctTTCAGTCCTTttaagtcatatctgactcttcatgatcctatttggggttttcttgcctaagatcctggaatggtttgccctttccttctctagctccttttatagatcaggaaatggaagcaaaaagggtgaaattacttgcctagagtcacacaactaataaatgtctaagatcagatttgaactcaggaagaggagcccAGCACTCTACACTAtggtgtcacctagctgtccaccTAGCTAAACATTATAAATACTCAAAGCACTCAGTGAATCTTaagacacttaacaaatgctagctattattatcataaggaaactgagaccgagGCAGGTTAATCCACTTGCCCATTATACTACAGCTCctaaatagcagagccaggatttcaaCCCAGTTGTGGTGTCTTCAAAATCAGTACTCTTTCTTGAGAGGatggagggatgggagggagagagacaatctgaatcctataactttggaaatcttatgtggaaatttgttattacatgtgattgaaaaataaaatatctttaccacaTTCAGGGCTCTTCCCCATACATTgtgcttccttctcccttctcctctgtcCTCTTCCCTGCCATCAGTTTTCCCCAAACACCAGCACCCCCAGCCCCAGGACTTACTTGATAAGTGCCTCTGAAAGTTGGAGGCAGACGAGGGCAATAATTAGCCACTTCATCATGGCTGATTTCTTCTTCAAGCTGCTAACTCCTAACAGTCACGAGCTCCTGAGATCCACTCTGAGCTGAAGAAAAGGGACTAGGGACTCTCATATATATACATCCAGAATGGGgtgtccctccctcctcctcactTCTCACTGCCCCACTCAGTAAACAGAATAATCATTTGGCAGAAGTGGCAGGTCAGGAGCCTGTGGGGTCCTAGCTTCTTATCCAGAACTTGGCTGCTTAATCTGCTTTTAAGTACCCAGAGCCTCTTGGTCCCAAACAAATAGAGCAAATGGTAACATGATAACCAAGAACAAATTAGATGTAggactctccctccctcctcctcacaTTCAAGGCTATCATCCCCAGCTTGGTAGGggggaagagatggagggaaggggTCATGTTATTGCTTTCTAGTTTATAGGAAAGAACTGCGCAGAGAAAAGAGTAAGAAAGAATTTTCTTGAGAAAGGAAGATTGAAAGAGTcatttggaagagagaaagaattcttgAGACCATCGGGTCACTCTCTAAGGAAAAGTCAGTCTGGGATAGGGGAGAGACCTTCTTATATATAGGTTGAGGAGGGATTAGTGGTATACCCTTAGGATCCAAGATAGGAGTGATGGGTCTCTGCTTCTCCCATGTACCAAATAGGAAGGTCAATTGGGGTAGCAAtccagtggctcagtggattgagagcaagaccagaagacagaaggtcctggaatcaaatctggcctcaga
Proteins encoded in this window:
- the LOC123256217 gene encoding gastricsin-like — protein: MMKWLIIALVCLQLSEALIKVPLKRFKPMKEVMKEKGVWKDFLKNHKVDPATKYFNQFAAGYEPLANYMDMSYYGEISIGTPPQNFLVLFDTGSSNLWVPSIYCQSQACTNHPQFNPSQSSTYSSNGQTFSLQYGTGSLTGVFGYDTVTIQGISITNQEFGLSETEPGTNFVYAQFDGILGLAYPAISSGGATTVMQGFLQENLLNAPVFAFYLSG